ATCACCAATAAATCGGCAAAATCAACTGCGTTTAAATCAAACTCATAATGAATCCGTTGTTGGGTGGCATCAGGATAATGTTGCTGGAATAAGTCCAAGACACGTTGATTATCATACTGATACTGCCGGTCCATTGGGTCGAACAATAAATGCCGTAATTCGACTAAATAGTCACTATTTGGAATAACCTTTAATAGGCGGCCACCTGGTACCAAGACCCGTTCAAACTCCTGATAAGCGGATGGTGAAAAGACATCCATAATCGCCGTAAAAGACTGCGCCGTAAAGGGGAGCTGGGCCAAATCAGCCACACAATAGTAAGCCGCCGTGGTCAGTTGGGTCGCGAGATTCACCCCTGCCTTACTAATATCAAACCCAATCCCGACATCTTTTGGTTGTTGATGTAATTGCAACAAATCGGCTAATGGCGTCCCTTCCCCACTACCGATATCTAAAATCCGTTGTGGACTTGCCGGCAATTGGGCATTAATCGCTTCAACAATTGGCCGAAAAAAGCCAGCCTGTAGAATTCGTCGCCGCGCCGCTAGCATTGCCGCATCATATTCACTTTGCACTTGGTGCGTCAAAAAATACAACGTGCCTTTTTTAGAAAAATCGAGTTGATGGCCGTTAGCACAGCCGACACTCTGTCCTTCAATCCGGTCATAAGGTTGGTCACAAACTAAACACCGAAACAAACCCAGATTAGCTTGTACAAACTGAATACCGCGCGCCATTTTATTCACTATTTTCACACTCTCTAAATTGATTTAACTCAATCATACCATAGTCATGCTACCGGATTGAAACAAAATAGTAGCTATTACGATTTAGCTATGATAGATTAAATACCGTTCTAAAAAAACACTAATTGTTGTTCCGAATGCTTTGCTAATGAATCGCAGCTAAAATTCAATTGCAAAGGAGCATAAGTTAAAATGGCTAAAAAATCTAAAATTGCTAAAGAACGTCGTATTGAAGCCACGGTTGCCCGTTATGCTGACCGTCGTGCTGCCATGAAGGCTGCTGGCGACTACGCTGGATTAGCGACCTTACCACGTAACGCTTCCCCGGTTCGGATCCATCGTCGGGACCACCTTGATGGTCGTCCCCACGCCTATTTACGAAAGTTCGGGATGTCTCGCTTGAATTTTCGACGCTTAGCACATGCCGGTCAAATTCCCGGTGTCAAAAAAGCCAGCTGGTAATACCACTGACTAACCTTGTAACCATCCCTAAAACGGATGGTTATTTTTTTGTGGTGGCTGAGTTAGCGCTCAACTAAGCTAAGAAATTAAAAGGGCTAACTAAAAAGTCAGCCCCTTTAATTCAACTTTAAAACGAGTTAATCTCATAAGCAAGCCAACTCAGCCACAATATAAAGCCACAGGTTTCAACTTGTAATAACCACAAATAAACTAATGTCGCTATTGATCGTGCCTGCGAATGGGCGTGAAGGCTAGGAATGTTCTGCGATAATAACAACTGATGCTGCCGATAAAGTTGTCGCAATTGACGTAACGTACGCGCCATACTATAAATCGCGCCACTACCTAGTCCAAAAGTCACTACTGCTAAAGCCGCAAACGCCCCCCACAATGGTAACTTCGTTAATAATAGCAGTAAGCCACCTAAACTCACTACTAAGTCTATATAAAAGATAATCAGCGCATACCGATAACGTTGTTGATAGCGATGCACGAGTGGCTGTTCTCGATTAAACAGCAGTTGCCGGTGATAAGTTGCCGCTAATAAATCCAAATCCTCAGTGCTCACTAACGTGCCATTCACAATTGCTTCACTATATTTACTTAACTTCAGCCGATTGATAAAAGCCAAAACTGACGTCACAACAACGCAACCCATCCAAATTAATTCTGCCATTTTTTGCCTCAATTGATTGACTTAACTAACATTCTTACCGCTGTCTAGTACCGCTCTCAGTAACAAAATCACGAGCTGCGAGCCAAACTCCCCCTCACAGGCCGCCTCAATCATCCGCTTCGTACAGTCCTGATTGGTGCCGATACCACGCAAACAGATGGGTAATTAGCACTTTCAAGATCGCATATCCTGGAATCCCAAAGATTACACCCAATAACCCGAAAATTTTTCCTGCGGCTAATAATACAATCAAGATGGTCACCGGATGAATTGCCAAGCTACTGCCTAAAACTAACGGTGAAATCACACGACCTTCAATTGTTTGCTCGATAGCGAAGACAATTAGCACCTTAACTAACATCCATGGTGAAATAACCATCGCAATCACGACCGAGGGCACCATCGCTAGAAACGAGCCCAGATATGGGATTAAATTCAAAATACCAGCCGCAATCCCTAATGTTAACGCAAATTTTAGGCCAATCGCCCAATATCCAATCGCAAACATCACTGCGACAAAGAAAGCTACGGTTAATTGCCCACGAATATAGTTACTAACTTGCGTATTAATTTCGGTCAGCATTTGTAAAAAGCTGGCGCGACCTTTATCTGGAATGAATTTCACCAAATACTTAGGTAATTGATGCCCGTCTTTTAATAAGTAAAACAAAATAAATGGCATCGTAATTAACCCGATGATAACCGTCGTGACGGTGCTTACGACACTCGTAATTGAAGAGACTGTACCAGTTAAGTATTTAGTGACCTTTCCACTTAGCAACTTACTCGTATCCGCATTCCATTGATCGACTTGATCACGTAACGCTGATAATTTGGGGTCATTCAACCAATGATTAACCTCACTACTGGCATTTTGCCAATACTTTGGCCATTCATTAATGATCGCCAAAGTCTGGGTCCGAATCGTCGGAATGATTGCGACGATTCCCCAAATAATCAACCCTAAAATAATCACAAATAACGCAATAATCGTCCAAGTACGCCGGATGTGATACTTCGTTTCCAACCGATCAACGAGCGGATTCATCAAGTAATACAATACCCCGGCTAACACAATCGGAAACCCAACAATGCTAAAGAACTGCTGCACCGGGGTTAATAGCCAATCAACTTGTTTCCCTAAAAAGAAACAGGCCAACACTAATAAAATAATAACCAGTGTGCGGATTGTTTTGGTACTCGTCCACCGCTTTCGGCTTGGTTGATTTTTCAAATTACCGCCCCCTTTTTAATTATGCGCGATACGTCATGACACTCCCAACTTTAATTGTGGGTAACGTTGTCGGCGCTAAATACACGCCATTTTGCATCGGTTTAGCCGGGACTGCCGTAAAGTATAGCGTGGCATGCCCAATACTAGCAAGACTTGTGTTCACTAATTCACCCACATAAGCAACTTTATATTTTTGATCATCAATTTGTAGTGTACTACCGACTTGTAACGCCAAATCGGTCACTGGCTGTGTAAACTTTTGAATGATCGCAATCTGTTGTAGTGCGGCAGTGGCCGTTTCATTGAATAAGATTAACATTGGTTCCGTTGGTGAAATGGCTTGTTGCCCAATTGATTGTATCGTTGCTGTCGTTGCCATAGTTACAAAACCCCATTCTTTATATTGGATGTCTTAATTGTAGCATAGCCTAAATGTTTCACGCCAATTTGTCATCGCTTACAAGCCGTTGACTTATGCTATACTAAAACTAATTATTGAGGAGGCTTTTTTGCATGCAAGAAAAAATTCTATTTGGAACTTATACTAAAAAAACGAGTCAGGGGATTTATCAAGGCACCCTGGACACCACGGCAAAAACATTAACTAATGATGGCCTCTTAGCCCAAACCGCTAACCCAACTTACTTAGCTTTATCTGCTAAAAATCGGTTATACAGCGTGGCTAAAGACGCTGATCAGGGTGGTGTTGCCGCTTGGCAATTAACTGACCAAGGCGCAACTCCTTTAAACACGGTTGTGGCCCCCGGCACGCCGCCTGCTTACGTCGCAGTTGATGAAGCTCGCCAATTAGTCTACAGTGCCAACTATCACCAAGGCACCGCTAGTGTCATGTCAATTGCTGAAAATGGTGACTTAACGTTAGTTGACCAGCTGACACATACGGGTAATGGGCCCCGGCCAGAACAAGATAGTTCACACATTCACTACACTGATTTAACACCGGACAACCGCCTAGTTGCGATTGACCTGGGTAGTGATAAAGTCTACGTTTACAACGTAAGTGCCGCTGGTAAGTTAACGGCGCAATCCGTCTTAACGTTAACACCTGGTTTTGGCCCCCGTCACTTAGTCTTCACCCCAGATGGCACGCATGCCCTCTTAGCCGGTGAGCTATCCAGTCAAGTCGCCAGTCTAGCTTATGACGCAACTACTGGTCGTTTGACACAATTAGGAACGGTTAAAACCATCCCTGAAGATTACACCGACCATAACGGTGCCGCTGCAATTCGCTTAAGTAACGATGGGCATTACCTCTACGTTTCCAATCGCGGTTACAATAGTTTAGCTGTTTTTGCAGTTGCAGCTGATGCTAGCCTGACCCTGATTCAAGAAATCAGTACTGAAGGCGATTTTCCGCGTGATTTTGACTTAGATGCAACCGAAGCATTCGTGGTCGTCGTCAATCAAAACACTGATAATGCAACGTTATATGAACGTGATTTACACACCGGTAAACTCAGCTTATTGCAAAAAGATCTCACCGTTCCCGAAGGCGTTTGCGTTTTATTCGCAAAGTAAAGGATGATTAACTGATATGCTATTAAAAGAAGTCGCCCTTGAAAACTATACTAACTTGCCAGCCGCAATTGCGGCCGGCGCCCAACGGATTGAATTAAATGATAATTTAGCCGTCGGTGGCACCACTGTTAGTCGTGGCGTCATGGCCGAAGCCGCTAAATACACCCAAGAGCACGGCATCACCTTAATTACGATGATTCGACCACGAGGTGGTAACTTCGTTTATAATGATACCGAACTAAAAATCATGGAAGCCGATCTCTTACAGGCCCAAGCTTTAGGCGTCGATGGCGTCGCTTTAGGCGCATTAACCGCCGATGGTCACTTAGACACCGAAGCCATGGCCCTATTAATTGGCGCTGCTGGCGGCATGAGTGTGACTTTCCACATGGCTTTTGATGCCTTAGCGCCTGACCAACAGGCCCCAGCCCTAGAGTGGTTAGTGGCCCATCAAGTAGACCGCATTTTAACTCATGGTGGTCCTTTGAGCACGCCGATTGAAGCCTGTTTACCAACATTGCAAACGACTTTGAAATTAGCAGCAGGTCGGATTCAAATCTTACCTGGCGGTGGTATTACGGCTGCAAATGTCGACCAAATTACAACTGCTTTAAACGTTCCCCAAGCACACGGAACAAAAATTATCATCTATTAGAAAAATCGTTTAACGACAACTTGACTAAGCTGTGGTTAAACGATTTTTTAGTTAGACTGAATTAACTGAGCTAAATCTGCCGGTAACGGCGCAAAAGTGGTTAACGTCTGCTGAATAAAGGGATCCTCAAATTCTAATTGCATACAATGCAAGGCTTGCCGCTGAATAATTGGCGACCAAGGTCCCTCATATAAGTCATCGCCGACTAGCGGATGACCGGCAGCCGCAAAATGAATCCGAATTTGATGTGTCCGCCCAGTGTGTAAGCGAACCCGGACAACGGTCATCGTTGGGAGCCGTTTAACGACCCAATATTCCGTTAACGAGGGCTTCCCGTCCGGCGTAATTGTGCGCTTAATAAATGACCCCGGCGCCCGACCAATCGGTTGATATAACCAACCATGGTCAACGGGTAATGTCCCACTAACAACTGCCAAATACATTTTGCGCATCGCATGGGCTTTTAATTGGTGATCAATGACTGAGTGAGCAAAGTGGTGTTTGGCAAATAAGACAATCCCACTAGTGTCTCGATCGAGACGCGTCGTGATATGCACGACCTCATTATCATAACCATGGGCTTGATAATAGCCTTTAACCCGATTAGCTAAGGTGTTGTCAGGATACAAGTGGGCTGGCACCGACGCCACTCCTGCCGGTTTATTCACAATCAAATAATCACGATCTTCATATAGCACCGTAATGGGTAGCGTTGAAACGCCTAGATGGTCATTGCCAACTTCACGTGGTGTCACCATCGTGACCGTCTCGCCACCTGTTAGCATGTGAATCGCTAAAACGGGCTGCTCATTAACCAAAATGGCGCCCCCATGAAACTTCACCTTTTTGAGCAAACTACGGGTCACCCCATGTTGCGCCAAAATAGTCTTAACCTTAACCGGTGTCGTCATTTGGTTGATCCAAGTAAACCTCATTTTTCGTCCAATCCGATGAAGGATGTGCCCACCCGTCGCCAAAAACGATTATGCCGGTGCTGTGCAAAAGCAATCCGCCGATTTGCAATTGAATACCGAATTTGTTTAATTGGTCGTGGCTGAGTATCCATCTGATCCGCCGTAAAAATAAAATGAGACTGTTGTTGTGGCTTAATCGTAATCGTTTCATAGGGTGCCACAATGACTGGCGACCCTAACGTTCGAAACACACGATTATTAATTGAGGCAATTTCAGCCATCTGTAACGCATCCAAGCGCGGATGAATCACGGCGCCGCCAACTGACTTATTATAAGCTGTTGACCCAGTTGGCGTAGACACACAGAGACCATCGCCTCGAAAGCGTTCAAACAATTCATCTTGGATAAAGACATCCGCGACCATTGTACTCCCGAGCTTCTTTAAAGTTGACTCGTTCAACGCCAAGTAGTGATCGGTCTCCTCGGTATCTGCATACGTAATTTCAATTGATAGCAATGGATACGTGACACTTTGACCATTGTCATCCAATAAGCCAGCAACTAATTGATCAATCTCATAATCACGCCAGTCCGTATAGAAGCCCAAATGTCCCGTATGCACGCCGACAAACCGGACTTGATCAACCATGTTACTGTAGTGATGAAAAGCTGACAAGAGCGTGCCATCACCGCCTACCGTTAACACGACGTCTGGTGAGACGTCATCAATTTCAAAGCCGGCTGCGATTAATTTTGTATGTAGTTCTGCTGCTACTTTTTTGGTTTTTGGATTTGAATTAGCAAATATCGTTACTTTCATGACTTATTGATCTTCCTTTGTCGGTGTGGGCGCTTCACTTGTAGGCGTCCCTTTGCCGTATGAGAATAAGCTCTGTGCTTCTTGAATTTCTTCCCTAATTTCAGACATTTCTTTATCTAAACTAAAAGCTGCTTCTGCCGCCCGCTGTAAGCGTTGGCTGAGACTTTCTGGAAAATCACCTTGATACTTATAATTCAAAGAGTGTTCAATCGTGGCCCAAAAATTCATTGCCAAAGTGCGCACTTGAATTTCTGCTAAGATTTTCTTTTCGCCGCCCACCATTTGGACCGGATATTCAATCACGATATGATAAGAACGATAACCAGATGGCTTTTCATTACTAATATAATCACGCTCTTCTAGAATCGTCATATCCGTGCGCTTCCGCAATAAATCCACCACTTGATAGATATCCTCGACAAACTGGCACATGATTCGCAGACCAGCGATATCCTGCATATCTTGTTCTAATCGATCCTCTTGAACCTTGCGCCGCACCACTTTTTCCTTGATACTGTCAATGGGCTTCACCCGTCCCGTCACAAACTCAATGGGTTCATGTTGGTTTAAGTCCCGAAATTGTTTCCGCATTCCACGTAACTTAACTTTTAACTCATCCACAGCTTGCTGATAAGGCAATAAAAAATGGTTCCAGTCTTCCATTGTGGCACCTCCGTTTAAAAACTATACCTATAAAATTCTACCATAATTTCGCAGAATAAAAAGCGCAGGCTTCCCAGTTTAATAATTGATTGCAACAACCTTACAAACCCATTAGTCAAGAGCAAATTACTTTACGAATCACTTAAATCGGTGCATGATGACAGTCGAAGGTTTATTTTAAGTTACGATTTAGCTGAACTTAGTATAAAAAAATTATGAAATTTAAGGCTTGCAAATACCCTGGTTCATTTGGTATTCTGCACTATGACGCGAAAAGCGAAAATGGAGGAATTATGACGTGTTAGAAGTGTATTTATTTGTAAATCCATTGGCAACTCAATGTGTCCGTGATGAAAAAAATGTTTTACGGTTAGCCAACGATTCGGATAAACAAATTCGATTTCAATTCATCCCCTTACTAAATATCAACGTGGTGCAAAAAGCGCTTAAAAGTCAGGGAATTCAAACCGCTGACTGGCAAGCTCAAAATCAGCAATCACAGACGTTATACCGGGTCATCTTGGATTATAAAGCCGCTCTTTTTCAAGGTAAAAAACGGGGTCGCAACTTTTTAATTGCCCTCCAAGATGCCATGTTAAAAACGGGACAACGTTATTCGGAAAGTTTGGTGCAGTCAGTTGCCGAACAATGTCAAATTGATCTCGATATGTTTATGGAAGATCGTAATGGCCGCTTAGCAAAACAGGCTTTTCATGCCGATCAACGCTTAGCTTCCGAGATGAATATTACTGAAGCTTCATCCGCAGTGGTCTTCGACTGTGATCAGTATGATTATGGGGTTTTATTGGAACAATTTAACTACACAACCTTGTTTAATTTAGTTAACGGTCGTTTAGATCCATTTAACGACTTAGCCCATCAACAAGCGGGCTGTACTGATTTAGATGCAACGCAATTACACGTGTTATAACCTGCTCAGTTATTGCAATTATTAGCCATACTAAAAGACCTAGGACATTGTTCTAGGCCTTTTAGTATGGCTTTAATGCTTAATGAGTTGTTCAAATTCAGTTAATCGTTGTTCAAAAACAGTAAAGGCGGCGGTTAAATACGTCGATTTTGTCATATCCACGCCCGCATTGCGCATCACATCAATTGGAAACTCGGAGGAACCAGCCTTCAAATACCCCAGATACGCCTTAACCGCGCCTGGTTCATTGGTAGAAATCTTTTGAGCCAACGTTGAAGCTGCGGCAAAACCAGTCGCATATTGATAAACATAATAATTGTAATAGAAATGTGGAATTCGTGCCCACTCATCCGCAATTTGAGGATCACTAACCACTGCATCGCCATAATAGCGTTGATTGAGCTTCAGATAATGCGCTGAAAGTCGGTCAGCTGTTAAGGCTTGACCGGCAGCTGCTTGTTCATGTAACCACTGCTCAAATTCAGCGAATTGTGTTTGGCGGAACAAGGTCCCCTTAAAACCATCCAAATAATAATTAAGCACGTAAGCCCGAACTTTAGGATCAGTCTCATGCGCTAACAAATAATTGGTCAGCAAGTTTTCATTCGTCGTGGAAGCAATTTCAGCCACGAAGATGGCATAATCGCCATACTGATAGGGTTGGTGGTGGGTCGTAAAGTATGAATGCATACTATGACCCATTTCATGGACCAACGTATATAAATTATCGATGTTGTCTTGCCAATTCAATAAAATATATGGCGCCGTATCATACATCCCTGACGAATAGGCCCCACTTCGTTTACCCTGATTCTCCACAACGTCAATCCAGCGCGAATTAAAGGCCGTTTTAACCGCTTTTAAGTAATCAGGTCCCAGAACTTTTAATGCCTTTAAGACAGTCGCTTGAGCCTGCTCATACGTATACGTCAATTCTGGTTGTCCCGTTAACGGCGTATATAAGTCATACATATGCAACTCGTCAACATTAAGGATTGATTTTCGGAGAGCAACATAGCGATGGAGTAAGTCTAAGTGATCATCAACCGTCGTGACCAACGTGTCATAAACCTGGGTTGGAATCTGATTTGCACTTAAAGCTGCGGTCCGTGCATCCGGATAGTGATGCGCTTGGGCCACAAAATTATGCACTTTCACTTGACTAGCCAAAGTAGTGGCCAACGTCCGCCGAAATTGAGAATAAACTTGATATAATGCCGTAAAGGCTTCGCGACGAACAGCCGGTTTAACCGATTCCAGCAAAACACCATAAACCCCCTGTGATAACTTAACGGGATTGCCTTGCTCATCATTAACAACCGGAAATTCAAAATCCGCATTATTCAAAACGCCAAAAGTTTTTTCAGAAGCCGCAAAGATATCACCGGCCCCCGCTAAAAGTGATTCTTCAGCGGTGGATAAGACATGCCCTTTTTGTAACCGCACGGTATCTAATAAGTGGCGATAATCACGCAAGGCGACGTTCTCATCCAAATACGTGTCTAATTGTGCTGGCGTCAACGTCAAAATGGCAGGTTCAAACCAAGCAGTCGCTGCTGAAACTTGAGCCGTTAAGTTCCCTGCTTGATCATCTAATGCTTGATTTTGACTATTACCAGTATCTTGATCACTCTTTAAGCTTGCATAAACGGCGACCTTTTCTAAGCGCCGATACAAGTCTAAAATACCTTGAACCCCTGCTAAGACGGTTGTTGCTGAATCTGTAAAATGTTCAGCTAAGGCTGAAACCGTCGGCAAAGCCGCTTGAATTTGTTTAACATCCGCATCATAAGCGGCTTGGTCTGCATAAATAGGCGTTAAATCCCAGGTCAGTTGCGTCGGGACGGCTGACCGCGTTGGTAGGTGCTTGGTTGCTACCATATGTTAGTCCCTCCAATTAAATTGATATAATTTAGATTAACACAAAATCCTACCAACATTGGCTTACTTGTTTCACTTTTCGTGGGGCTGCCACTTAAGTTGCGCTGGATTTAAGCGCCAGTCAGCCCCAACTGGTTCAATCACTTTGGCTTGCTTTAACTCATGCACAACGGCAATAATTAGCTGACGAGCTAAATCATTTTTAGTAGGTAAACATGACCTTAAGGCCAATAAAGGCTGTAAAGTCGTCCAAATAACCGTGGTTAATTGAACCATCCTAAGGACCAGCGGTTGCTGACGTAATTGGATAAAGAGTTGTAAATACCAGACAAGATAAGTCGTCCGTAAAATTGGCGGTTTCGCACTTACCGGCACGACCCAAGCTGGCAGTTGACTCAGCGTTCCGCCTTGCGTATAGCAAATTTTTTGTAACTTAACGGCGGCGGCTTGATGCGTTAAACGGCCTAGTGTCAAGCGCTGTTGATACGTTTGGTAACGGGTTGCAACTTGCATTGGGGCAACCAAGACCGGTTGGTAAGCTAACAGACCTAACACCGATGTCGTTTTAGCCAATACTAGCTGGCGTTGATACGTCAACGGCTCCCCATCATACGTGGCTATATTCAATACTAATAATAGCCCATTAAGATTGACCTGCCAAAAGGCCAAGTAACAGCCCCATTGCTGATTATAATGTAAAAATTTCAACGCTTTAGCATTAGTCCGGAGTACGCGTTGATACGGTGACCCTAACAGCCATAAGACGCGATAACCATGATTGCGATAACCTTGTGTCCGTTCGGCCAAGCGTTCGACTGACAATGGTGAACATTGAAATTCTAATGCAAGTGGGCGATTTTGGCCTAATTGTACTAAGACATCCGGTCGTTGATGGATTGCTGGCAATGGTGCTTCTAACTGGACCGTATAGCCACTGGCTTTAAACCATGACGCCAATTGCTGTTTGCCTTGTAAATGTTCAGCCGTCTCCCCTTCTGAAAAGGTGTGACAATCCTGAACAGACTGATGGGCAAAATGGGCGACCATGACGGTGCCGTGCTTTAATCGCACCGGCGCCTGACAGCCTGGACAATGATACGTTGTCTGGCGTTGTGCCTCGGCGGCAGCAATTAAGTGGTGCTGTTCGTCCTGAGCCATCAGCATAGTCATCACGCTCCCTTTACCCATCAACTCCGTGAGCACCATTTATCTCCACTAAAAAAGTTGCTACCAAAATTTTGGTAACAACTTTTTTGATGCTATTTAAAGTAATGACGAACAGTTTCTAAAGCGGCATTCGACATAATCTTTTCACCATGTTCTAGTAAAACATCTGCCGTTACCTTAGTCGCATTGGCATATTCCAACACCACGGCGACATCATCTTTAATAACACCACTAGAAGTCTGATCAACAAAGAAAACTAATTCCAAATAGTACTTATCACGATATTTGAATAAATTAGACGCCAAACCTTCTGGCCGGAAAATTCGTGCTAATGAAATCACATCTTCAAAATTATCAAACTGTAAGACAAACTCTTTAGTTGGTGTATCAGGGTCATCAATATACGGATCTAAATCATTGGTATCCTTAGTCTGATTATGTTTGACCCCTTGTGGTTGATCATTATCATCAGTATCAGTTTGCATTAATTTACGCTTTAAATAATCTGAAACATCATCTTGCATCGCATGGTCATCTGATTGATCAGACGAATCAGTCGTCTTGGCAATCGTATCCTGCAAGCTCTCGCTATTCTTGCTAATGAATAATTCTAACCCATTTCGATTAGGTAAAACTTGGAATGTTACCGCATCATTATCTTGAAATTGATGATCAACATCAACTTCTTCTAAGATACTATAAAAGAAACTTTCAATTTGCTTATGATTCCCTAGTAAATCCAGTACGCGAATACCGCGCTCATTGAGATCATCGTTGCCGATTAGAACTCGAATCGTATCTTCATTGATTCGTTCCATCTCCATTGCAGATCCACCCCTTTCTAAGTGTCAAGGGCCATAATCACTATCATAATTTTAACTTATTTTAGCGCATTGTAAAGTAATCTATCTGAAAATAAAAAAATTGACTAAATTAGTCACCCAATTAGCCAATCGTTTAAGTTATAGATTTGCGAGTTGTTGCGCTTTTAGTAAGGCTAATGTCCGAATTTTCCGTGGTAAGAAGCGCCGAATTTCATCTTCATTATAGCCAACTTGTAGTCGTTTTTCATCTAACATAATTGGTCGACGCAATAAACTCGGATCCTGACTAATCAACTCATAAAGTTGATTTAAAGAAATATCATCAATGTCTACTTGCAATTGCTGGAAAGCCTTAGACCGCGTTGAAATAATTTCTTCCGTACCGTCTTCCGTCATTTGCAAAATACCTTTAATTTCTTCAATTGAGAGTGGATTAGAAAAAATATTGCGTTCAACAAAATCAATATCGTGCACCTTTAACCAAACTTTTGCTTTTCGACATGAGGTGCAACTTGGTGAAGTATATAAAGTAACCATTGAGTATCCTCCTTTTGCGTCGTCAACTTCAGTTCTTTGCTACAAATAATATTATACCTTTTTTCATTATGTTTGTGAATACTTTTTCTAAAAATAATTTTATTTTATTTTTAAACATAATATACACATGTTACGTTTGTGTCCTATAAAAAGTGAATAAAGACTTTTAATCGCAGTTTTGTCATTTATTAAATAGCACGCAATTTAGGTATGACTTATTATGATTATAAATGTAAATAGATTAAAACTAAAAAAAAAGCCAAATCTTCATGACTTGGCTTAGAAACATATCATTAATCTAATACTAACTGTAAATATTTTTTAGCAACCACAACCGGAATTTCGGATCCAGCTGTCACCTGTGCTTCAGCTCGTAATTGCTCAGCATCAACATCCTGTGGTAAATGAGTTAATAACAACTGCTTAACCTGTGCTTGCTTGGCAACTACACCTGATTGTGCCGTGGTCATATGCCACATTTTTCCTGTCTTATCAGCCGTAAAATTAGTATCCGTCATTAATAACTGCGACCCGGCCGCAAATTCAGCTAATTCCGGGACCCATGCTGTATCCGCTGAAAATGTCAATTGTTCGCCAGTCGCCCGTTCAACTAATTTAACCGCA
This genomic window from Lactobacillus sp. CBA3606 contains:
- a CDS encoding methyltransferase domain-containing protein — its product is MNKMARGIQFVQANLGLFRCLVCDQPYDRIEGQSVGCANGHQLDFSKKGTLYFLTHQVQSEYDAAMLAARRRILQAGFFRPIVEAINAQLPASPQRILDIGSGEGTPLADLLQLHQQPKDVGIGFDISKAGVNLATQLTTAAYYCVADLAQLPFTAQSFTAIMDVFSPSAYQEFERVLVPGGRLLKVIPNSDYLVELRHLLFDPMDRQYQYDNQRVLDLFQQHYPDATQQRIHYEFDLNAVDFADLLVMTPLHWGANAASLAAATATGLDKITVDVSLLTMTK
- the rpsN gene encoding 30S ribosomal protein S14 — translated: MAKKSKIAKERRIEATVARYADRRAAMKAAGDYAGLATLPRNASPVRIHRRDHLDGRPHAYLRKFGMSRLNFRRLAHAGQIPGVKKASW
- a CDS encoding AI-2E family transporter — protein: MKNQPSRKRWTSTKTIRTLVIILLVLACFFLGKQVDWLLTPVQQFFSIVGFPIVLAGVLYYLMNPLVDRLETKYHIRRTWTIIALFVIILGLIIWGIVAIIPTIRTQTLAIINEWPKYWQNASSEVNHWLNDPKLSALRDQVDQWNADTSKLLSGKVTKYLTGTVSSITSVVSTVTTVIIGLITMPFILFYLLKDGHQLPKYLVKFIPDKGRASFLQMLTEINTQVSNYIRGQLTVAFFVAVMFAIGYWAIGLKFALTLGIAAGILNLIPYLGSFLAMVPSVVIAMVISPWMLVKVLIVFAIEQTIEGRVISPLVLGSSLAIHPVTILIVLLAAGKIFGLLGVIFGIPGYAILKVLITHLFAWYRHQSGLYEADD
- a CDS encoding PTS glucitol/sorbitol transporter subunit IIA, giving the protein MATTATIQSIGQQAISPTEPMLILFNETATAALQQIAIIQKFTQPVTDLALQVGSTLQIDDQKYKVAYVGELVNTSLASIGHATLYFTAVPAKPMQNGVYLAPTTLPTIKVGSVMTYRA
- a CDS encoding lactonase family protein; this translates as MQEKILFGTYTKKTSQGIYQGTLDTTAKTLTNDGLLAQTANPTYLALSAKNRLYSVAKDADQGGVAAWQLTDQGATPLNTVVAPGTPPAYVAVDEARQLVYSANYHQGTASVMSIAENGDLTLVDQLTHTGNGPRPEQDSSHIHYTDLTPDNRLVAIDLGSDKVYVYNVSAAGKLTAQSVLTLTPGFGPRHLVFTPDGTHALLAGELSSQVASLAYDATTGRLTQLGTVKTIPEDYTDHNGAAAIRLSNDGHYLYVSNRGYNSLAVFAVAADASLTLIQEISTEGDFPRDFDLDATEAFVVVVNQNTDNATLYERDLHTGKLSLLQKDLTVPEGVCVLFAK
- a CDS encoding copper homeostasis protein CutC, whose product is MLLKEVALENYTNLPAAIAAGAQRIELNDNLAVGGTTVSRGVMAEAAKYTQEHGITLITMIRPRGGNFVYNDTELKIMEADLLQAQALGVDGVALGALTADGHLDTEAMALLIGAAGGMSVTFHMAFDALAPDQQAPALEWLVAHQVDRILTHGGPLSTPIEACLPTLQTTLKLAAGRIQILPGGGITAANVDQITTALNVPQAHGTKIIIY
- a CDS encoding RluA family pseudouridine synthase; this encodes MRFTWINQMTTPVKVKTILAQHGVTRSLLKKVKFHGGAILVNEQPVLAIHMLTGGETVTMVTPREVGNDHLGVSTLPITVLYEDRDYLIVNKPAGVASVPAHLYPDNTLANRVKGYYQAHGYDNEVVHITTRLDRDTSGIVLFAKHHFAHSVIDHQLKAHAMRKMYLAVVSGTLPVDHGWLYQPIGRAPGSFIKRTITPDGKPSLTEYWVVKRLPTMTVVRVRLHTGRTHQIRIHFAAAGHPLVGDDLYEGPWSPIIQRQALHCMQLEFEDPFIQQTLTTFAPLPADLAQLIQSN
- a CDS encoding NAD kinase, with the protein product MKVTIFANSNPKTKKVAAELHTKLIAAGFEIDDVSPDVVLTVGGDGTLLSAFHHYSNMVDQVRFVGVHTGHLGFYTDWRDYEIDQLVAGLLDDNGQSVTYPLLSIEITYADTEETDHYLALNESTLKKLGSTMVADVFIQDELFERFRGDGLCVSTPTGSTAYNKSVGGAVIHPRLDALQMAEIASINNRVFRTLGSPVIVAPYETITIKPQQQSHFIFTADQMDTQPRPIKQIRYSIANRRIAFAQHRHNRFWRRVGTSFIGLDEK